A genomic stretch from Candidatus Amarolinea dominans includes:
- a CDS encoding sugar ABC transporter permease, whose amino-acid sequence MSLTNSRPANVKNPNAAPGSGTWSLSAYETQARLFLIPFFLGSLILIVLPALITLGVAFTKYNAIQPPTWVGLNNFRALLASPLARLSLRISLQFIFLAVPLRLLGALLLALLLQQSGRLFGGLRAAVFLPTILPEGAYALIWLWILNPLYGPLNAVLHAVGLPTPDWLLNPTTARMSLALMSLFTIGEGMVLLLVGLKTIPRVIYEAARVDGANAWQSFWRISLPLLTPWLLLLTFRDIVVSLQNTFTPSFVMTYGGPYYATTFVPLLVFELAFDLFDFGLAAAMTVILYLLTSLLVVGIVNLVGLNRHDDIA is encoded by the coding sequence GTGTCTTTGACGAATTCGCGGCCCGCCAACGTTAAGAACCCCAATGCGGCTCCGGGGTCTGGAACCTGGTCGCTTTCTGCTTACGAAACCCAGGCCCGCCTCTTTTTGATTCCCTTTTTTCTCGGCTCTCTGATCTTGATCGTCCTGCCGGCCCTGATTACCCTGGGCGTGGCTTTCACCAAGTACAACGCGATCCAACCGCCCACCTGGGTCGGTCTGAACAACTTCCGGGCGCTGCTGGCTTCGCCGCTGGCGCGGCTTTCGCTGCGTATCTCGCTGCAGTTCATCTTCCTGGCTGTGCCGCTGCGTCTGCTCGGCGCTCTGTTGCTGGCGCTCTTGCTGCAACAAAGCGGTCGCCTGTTCGGCGGACTGCGCGCAGCGGTCTTTCTGCCGACTATCCTCCCCGAAGGCGCATACGCGCTGATCTGGCTGTGGATCCTCAACCCGCTGTATGGCCCCTTGAACGCCGTGCTGCACGCCGTGGGTCTGCCAACGCCTGATTGGCTGCTCAACCCGACGACCGCGCGTATGAGCCTGGCGCTGATGTCATTGTTCACCATCGGTGAGGGGATGGTGCTGCTGCTGGTTGGCCTCAAGACCATTCCCAGGGTGATCTACGAGGCGGCGCGTGTTGACGGCGCCAATGCCTGGCAGTCCTTTTGGCGCATTTCCCTGCCGCTGCTGACACCCTGGCTCCTGCTGCTGACGTTTCGCGATATCGTGGTCAGCCTGCAGAACACATTTACACCGTCGTTTGTCATGACCTATGGCGGCCCCTATTACGCCACGACCTTCGTGCCCCTACTCGTGTTCGAACTGGCCTTTGATCTCTTTGATTTTGGCCTTGCCGCGGCGATGACGGTGATTCTGTACCTGTTGACCAGCCTGTTGGTGGTGGGCATTGTGAACCTGGTTGGATTGAACAGACATGATGACATCGCCTGA
- a CDS encoding carbohydrate ABC transporter permease produces MGQLRRDFSPGALARYLLNSVLVVAVSVPLTLLTASLGGFGLSQVRDPWRNRLLIVAVFLLMVPPSAVWLFRYQMLSWAGLLVTVWSLILPAFAGGGPLLVLLFFWTFRRTPAEIYEAARLEGADAWTTYRELAMPLARPTVAAVVMLAFVQFWNDFTNPVLYLYRPQTYTLPIGVQILKQLDATNWPLLMAGATFMTIPIILLFVALQPLFLSDNSIAALLEKG; encoded by the coding sequence ATGGGGCAACTACGTCGAGATTTTTCGCCAGGTGCCCTGGCTCGTTACCTGCTCAACTCGGTACTGGTCGTCGCGGTGTCCGTGCCACTGACGCTGTTGACCGCGTCCCTGGGCGGATTTGGCCTGTCACAGGTGCGCGACCCCTGGCGCAATCGCCTGCTGATCGTCGCCGTCTTCCTGCTCATGGTGCCCCCATCCGCTGTCTGGCTGTTTCGCTACCAGATGCTGAGTTGGGCCGGTCTGCTGGTCACGGTGTGGTCGCTGATTCTGCCGGCCTTTGCCGGCGGCGGACCGCTGTTGGTGCTGCTCTTCTTCTGGACGTTTCGCCGCACGCCGGCCGAGATCTACGAGGCGGCGCGGCTCGAAGGCGCCGACGCCTGGACGACCTACCGGGAACTTGCCATGCCCCTGGCCCGACCAACGGTGGCCGCAGTCGTCATGTTGGCCTTCGTTCAGTTCTGGAACGACTTTACCAATCCCGTACTCTATCTGTACCGGCCGCAAACCTACACCCTGCCGATCGGCGTGCAGATCCTCAAGCAGCTCGATGCAACGAACTGGCCGCTCCTGATGGCCGGCGCCACGTTCATGACCATCCCGATCATCCTGCTGTTCGTTGCCTTGCAACCGCTCTTTCTGAGCGACAACTCAATCGCCGCGCTCCTGGAAAAAGGCTGA
- a CDS encoding sugar ABC transporter substrate-binding protein produces MRKLSLLLFVLLLILPTLSGCAAAPTPHSISFMVSGSKAEYEAYQTLVDSFQSANPDYTVELRYMPDDADYLRRLAADFAAGAPADVMLLNNRRIAAFADRAALEAVGPRLARSQVLKAGDFYPPALGAFRYQGELWCVPQNVSSLVIYYNKALFDAAGVPYPTNDWTWADFVAAARALTVDKNGDSVTDQYGVGIDPILYRLAPFIWQAGGELVDDPANPTRLSLDSPAARLAFQWFVDLQVREKVVPDAAAEAAQESESRFLSGALGMYFNSRRAVPTMRTIKNFDWDVAPLPRGSQSASILHSDGYCMAGKSKDKEAAWKFIEYANSVTGQEIVARSGRTVPSLRMVAESASFLDPTQKPAHSQVWLDAVPTLRTVPVMSNWPAIEDTVSKEIERAFYGQASVAEAAAAASELTQPLF; encoded by the coding sequence ATGCGCAAGCTGTCTCTACTGTTGTTCGTTCTGTTGCTGATTTTGCCAACTCTGTCCGGCTGTGCGGCCGCGCCAACGCCACACTCGATTTCGTTCATGGTCTCCGGCAGCAAGGCGGAGTACGAGGCTTACCAAACGCTCGTAGACTCTTTCCAGTCCGCCAACCCGGATTACACCGTGGAATTGCGCTACATGCCGGATGATGCCGACTATCTGCGGCGGCTGGCCGCGGATTTCGCCGCGGGCGCACCCGCGGACGTGATGTTGCTCAACAATCGCCGCATCGCGGCGTTCGCCGATAGAGCCGCGCTGGAGGCCGTGGGGCCGCGCCTGGCCAGGAGCCAGGTGCTGAAAGCGGGCGATTTCTATCCGCCGGCGCTCGGTGCGTTCCGCTACCAGGGTGAGCTGTGGTGCGTTCCGCAAAACGTCTCCAGCCTGGTGATCTACTACAACAAGGCGCTGTTCGACGCGGCCGGCGTGCCCTATCCAACCAACGATTGGACCTGGGCTGACTTCGTGGCGGCCGCCCGGGCGCTGACCGTGGACAAGAACGGCGACAGCGTCACCGACCAGTACGGCGTTGGCATTGATCCTATCCTCTATCGCCTGGCGCCTTTCATCTGGCAGGCCGGCGGCGAGTTGGTTGACGATCCCGCCAACCCGACGCGCCTTAGCCTGGACAGCCCGGCCGCGCGCTTGGCGTTCCAGTGGTTCGTGGATCTGCAGGTCAGGGAGAAGGTGGTTCCGGACGCGGCCGCCGAGGCCGCGCAGGAGAGCGAGAGCCGTTTCCTCAGCGGCGCGTTGGGCATGTATTTCAACAGCCGGCGCGCGGTGCCCACCATGCGCACCATCAAAAATTTCGATTGGGACGTGGCGCCGCTACCCCGAGGGTCGCAATCGGCCAGCATCCTGCACAGCGACGGCTATTGCATGGCCGGCAAGAGCAAAGACAAGGAGGCCGCCTGGAAATTCATCGAATACGCTAACTCCGTCACAGGTCAGGAAATTGTAGCCCGCAGCGGTCGCACGGTGCCTTCACTGCGCATGGTCGCCGAATCGGCCAGTTTCCTTGATCCTACCCAAAAACCGGCTCACAGCCAGGTCTGGCTTGATGCCGTGCCAACCCTACGTACCGTTCCGGTCATGTCCAATTGGCCCGCGATCGAAGACACGGTCAGCAAAGAGATCGAACGCGCCTTCTATGGACAAGCATCGGTGGCGGAGGCCGCCGCGGCGGCTTCCGAGTTAACTCAACCCCTGTTCTAA
- a CDS encoding winged helix-turn-helix transcriptional regulator codes for MSKSTSSSSKPILTVAEKQALRDWLVLHEFRANPFDVRVAEQEAKREPYLHTYFISTPYYDEIREAQTLIVYASRGCGKSAHRIMVARDCRPYNPSSTTLGVEYTSFGNLAEWVKNGRPLTAGDHIRLILDRATLTLVETLANDVNLAKCLSGKGLQRLRWFWDTFCPVAQDQVWFTDQLRAATGAIPVYDWRAFDQAYAGRQLTVLFESQAQQWKPAGRFWLALADAPPAAIDENSRSPLFLWQSFMRLVRQAGLTDVCILIDEVDERPPLTDNPDFMADFLAPLLADLDIMEADDTAFKLFLPADLQTELHRRPGVRIDRLPTRSIVWNDESLAELLRQRLVVFSDTRVSDFEELCEPDCGALLHTNLIKTASEVPRNLIELCDSLIVTHARRQAAQPTEPVRPLLTWQEWETIRNDWKAGMQSSVITGVPLLRFDKATGRIRVGARESVLTGRLLELFSVLYDNAGEVVENEDLIDIFDGDSALRRVLSRLRDLIEPKGADEPIYLATVRGRGVQLNHVAKR; via the coding sequence ATGAGTAAATCAACCAGTTCCAGTTCCAAACCGATCCTCACCGTTGCCGAAAAGCAGGCCCTACGCGATTGGCTGGTCCTGCATGAGTTTCGCGCGAACCCGTTCGATGTCCGTGTGGCCGAACAGGAAGCGAAGCGCGAACCGTACCTCCACACCTATTTTATTTCCACGCCCTATTATGATGAGATTCGCGAAGCCCAGACCCTGATTGTTTACGCGTCACGTGGCTGCGGCAAAAGTGCGCATCGCATCATGGTCGCGCGCGATTGCCGGCCCTACAACCCGTCGTCCACCACGCTGGGGGTTGAATATACGTCGTTCGGCAACCTGGCAGAGTGGGTCAAGAACGGACGCCCCCTCACTGCGGGGGACCACATCCGGCTAATCTTGGATCGCGCCACACTCACACTGGTTGAGACTCTGGCCAATGATGTCAACCTGGCCAAATGTCTCTCGGGGAAGGGACTGCAGCGCTTACGTTGGTTCTGGGACACCTTCTGTCCGGTGGCGCAGGATCAAGTCTGGTTCACCGATCAGCTCCGTGCTGCAACCGGCGCCATACCTGTGTACGATTGGCGAGCGTTCGATCAGGCCTACGCCGGTCGCCAATTAACTGTTCTGTTCGAAAGTCAAGCGCAGCAATGGAAACCAGCCGGGCGCTTCTGGCTGGCCCTGGCCGATGCACCACCGGCAGCGATTGATGAAAACTCTCGTTCACCGCTCTTCCTCTGGCAATCGTTCATGCGCCTGGTGCGTCAAGCCGGCTTGACCGATGTCTGCATTCTGATTGATGAGGTTGATGAACGCCCCCCACTGACCGACAACCCGGATTTCATGGCCGATTTTCTTGCCCCCTTGCTGGCGGACCTGGACATTATGGAAGCCGACGACACGGCGTTCAAGCTCTTTTTACCGGCTGATCTACAAACCGAATTGCATCGCCGGCCCGGTGTGCGCATAGATCGCTTGCCCACACGGAGTATCGTATGGAACGATGAGTCGTTGGCTGAATTGCTGCGCCAACGGCTGGTGGTGTTCAGCGATACCAGGGTCTCTGATTTCGAGGAATTATGCGAACCTGATTGCGGCGCGCTTTTGCACACTAATCTGATCAAGACCGCGAGCGAGGTGCCACGCAATCTGATCGAACTGTGCGACAGCTTGATCGTCACCCATGCGCGCCGCCAGGCAGCACAGCCCACCGAGCCAGTTCGTCCCTTGCTGACGTGGCAGGAATGGGAGACGATTCGGAACGATTGGAAAGCAGGCATGCAGTCATCGGTCATCACCGGGGTTCCACTCCTGCGCTTCGATAAAGCGACTGGCCGGATTCGTGTCGGGGCGCGCGAGTCCGTGTTAACGGGCCGGTTGCTAGAGCTTTTCTCCGTTCTCTATGATAATGCAGGAGAGGTCGTTGAAAACGAGGATTTGATTGACATATTTGATGGCGACTCGGCTCTGCGCCGTGTACTGAGCCGCCTGCGCGATCTCATCGAACCCAAGGGGGCCGATGAGCCGATCTATTTGGCTACCGTGCGTGGTCGCGGTGTGCAGCTGAATCATGTGGCTAAACGCTAG
- a CDS encoding ATP-binding protein has protein sequence MTQARGAASALTQMQPQPSLTSGVVYVPPPAYETDKFVAREKLLQGFRDQLKEAKHGQSLRQIIMLWGVSGLGKTWIIRHLAHELGHDQPDAQQKGSFAIVFDFAEDTVRHCETLDALLRTFTQSVQQAIHRLENQLNTDERREIALINEAIAGGQSPEEIARAIVCLFQALSERFVPICLFDSLDILEDTHFDWFAWFEEHLWMPIGRDSRMLLVFAARKEMKRFQQFEVRRRLKRWQVLPFKTDEVTAQLKQERRVAEAELVGNILYPYSFGHPYATWRLGEGLAALTPAAQPIDERVARQFEKDFADLLGTVIEWWLNHVNWDVRQRLLAAATLRHFHIRALQMFLAETENNDDLRAEPDSYFQDIIKSMLGTDLTFWSQTHHGYIIDPTVRKIINRWLLLTDADEYDRRHRSAKDLYVRLIRESQPLSATYIIAAIYHDAMRAKARAGGDTPWSVIEPTVTAYLDPVTSRLDLEGVTTLLEELKRDDELQELLGDCYQELTERVDALARVVSQHSSNGATIP, from the coding sequence ATGACACAAGCAAGGGGCGCTGCGTCTGCCCTGACGCAGATGCAACCCCAACCAAGCCTGACGTCAGGTGTCGTCTATGTTCCACCCCCGGCCTACGAGACCGATAAATTCGTTGCACGCGAGAAACTTTTGCAGGGTTTTCGGGACCAACTGAAGGAAGCCAAGCACGGGCAATCGCTGCGCCAAATCATCATGTTGTGGGGAGTCAGCGGGCTGGGCAAGACCTGGATCATACGACACCTGGCGCACGAACTTGGGCACGATCAGCCCGACGCCCAGCAAAAAGGCAGTTTTGCCATTGTTTTTGACTTTGCCGAAGATACGGTACGCCACTGCGAGACCCTCGACGCACTGCTGCGGACCTTCACGCAGAGTGTGCAACAAGCGATTCACCGTCTCGAAAATCAACTCAACACCGACGAACGAAGGGAAATCGCTCTGATCAACGAGGCGATTGCAGGCGGCCAATCTCCAGAAGAGATCGCCAGGGCGATCGTCTGTTTGTTCCAGGCGTTGAGCGAGCGCTTCGTGCCCATTTGCCTCTTTGACTCGCTCGACATTCTCGAAGACACCCATTTCGATTGGTTTGCCTGGTTCGAGGAACACCTGTGGATGCCCATCGGGCGCGACTCCAGGATGCTGCTTGTGTTTGCGGCGCGCAAAGAGATGAAGCGCTTTCAGCAGTTTGAAGTGCGACGCAGACTCAAGCGTTGGCAGGTTTTGCCTTTCAAAACGGATGAGGTTACCGCCCAACTCAAGCAGGAACGCAGAGTCGCAGAGGCGGAGCTGGTTGGCAACATCCTCTACCCGTACTCCTTCGGTCATCCCTATGCCACCTGGCGTTTGGGTGAAGGACTGGCCGCTTTGACACCGGCTGCACAACCGATTGATGAGCGTGTGGCACGACAGTTCGAAAAGGACTTTGCCGATCTCCTGGGAACCGTGATCGAATGGTGGCTCAATCATGTCAACTGGGATGTGCGCCAACGCTTGCTTGCCGCAGCCACCCTGCGCCATTTTCATATTCGAGCCCTGCAGATGTTCCTGGCCGAAACTGAAAACAACGATGACTTGAGGGCCGAACCAGACTCGTACTTTCAGGACATCATCAAGTCTATGCTCGGCACTGACCTGACGTTTTGGAGTCAAACCCATCACGGTTATATCATTGACCCAACCGTGCGCAAGATCATCAATCGTTGGCTGCTCTTGACTGATGCCGACGAGTATGACCGGCGCCATCGCAGCGCCAAAGACCTTTATGTCAGACTGATTCGCGAGAGCCAACCGCTGAGCGCTACCTACATCATCGCCGCTATCTACCATGACGCCATGCGCGCGAAGGCGCGGGCCGGCGGCGACACCCCGTGGAGCGTGATCGAGCCTACGGTTACGGCTTATCTGGATCCCGTTACGAGCAGGCTTGACCTGGAAGGCGTTACGACGCTGCTGGAGGAGCTGAAGCGAGATGATGAATTGCAGGAATTGCTGGGCGATTGCTACCAGGAGTTGACTGAGCGTGTTGATGCGCTGGCGCGGGTGGTGAGTCAGCACAGCAGCAATGGCGCAACGATACCTTGA
- a CDS encoding ATP-binding protein: MTNLRHYALRTEDIIGRAVELKLAQDAFAHWGHTDVLYFHGPGGIGKTRLLEKIGESAGQRSTSERPLRWSKIIDLYLSSTHSNSGIERAICEAIDPDRHYFDHYWGLRASFERQRHEHVEAKQLESLRVQLTAAFVEGFNALADQARVLLTFDTVELVQYENDIIQTICQVPQEAIAVKMWLLETLPQLHNAVIVFAGRPNSMKLDADLRAAFGNQPDRCYTARELAGFDETETARYFAEMVALATREERTQSQITIGPGQLYAFTGGRPIRLALLIDLAVYSGADIEDLFAEGSPDQHNADDRWQEIAPRVIDRIQRLDTGYPIEDTLPYMALTRQGLDAELLYYLEPGWPLDACQQRLEAMKRFTFVKSRPDWPRIYLHDEMYDLLDDPKMKFRPIEDRVAKWKQIARFYQNRLAAVSDEDAQQNVKIDILHYELRAEPRRGFERYFARWDEEAIKAALVGFDMRLRDEFLRFFQQPGAIRRAQYEGVNQEAVNRDSAIRWIKRHINRGDNHRAVQIAEVILQFAPPFVHQDFAPVTSSLSLEPTLVADARKIFDTDDVYFWAHLLTYYAEALIYSGNEASGRQALNLAIDSLTPVVPADEYQQWWRQRILGRAHNNRAYARWVSGRYSRALTDYRHAVRYLREADLKDELADTTNNEAFLYAVMGRQYNADSLIEDALSLRRELRLRFPLAMSLTTQAAIHALLGRPDEAIHPAEEAKRIANELNNRRALGLATLTLGQAYRMQGDRAKRGSYNIESANRLFSKAVAALEEALTIFVTDDPQEDQVKEPMRRWQALNELADTYTDWAFALETIGQSPVDAGAKRAQAIALQLQAADIADSFGLTRQALDTYDDLAQTYADSGDLPAAREWLARIEQAIPPEYRLQPGGFGKIDDPIDEYWLALGKLHLQRAIWTSKGLDETLTVAGKDLLLEQMMTEFVISVAYFEKFSDVAPRLRETLAAVYRRIRPLKGERLDHLRDVVRQVGQTYNVVPKRLLLVIEDIAGLSEEEAVQ; encoded by the coding sequence ATGACTAACTTAAGACATTACGCCTTACGCACAGAGGACATCATCGGCCGCGCGGTCGAGTTGAAGCTGGCCCAGGACGCGTTCGCCCACTGGGGACACACCGACGTTCTTTACTTCCACGGGCCTGGCGGTATTGGCAAGACGCGCCTGTTGGAGAAAATTGGCGAATCCGCAGGTCAGCGCAGCACTTCCGAGCGCCCGCTCCGTTGGAGCAAGATCATTGATCTCTACCTGTCGAGCACCCACAGCAACAGTGGTATCGAGAGGGCGATCTGTGAGGCCATTGACCCTGACCGCCACTATTTTGACCATTACTGGGGTCTGCGCGCGAGTTTTGAGCGCCAGCGTCACGAGCATGTGGAGGCAAAGCAACTCGAATCGCTTCGTGTCCAGCTCACAGCAGCCTTCGTCGAGGGGTTCAACGCACTGGCGGATCAGGCGCGCGTCCTGCTCACTTTCGACACGGTCGAGTTGGTTCAGTATGAGAACGACATCATCCAAACGATCTGCCAGGTGCCGCAGGAGGCCATCGCGGTGAAGATGTGGCTGCTGGAGACGCTGCCGCAACTGCACAACGCCGTCATTGTCTTTGCCGGCCGTCCCAACAGCATGAAGCTGGACGCTGACTTGCGTGCCGCATTTGGCAATCAACCCGACCGGTGCTACACCGCCCGTGAGCTGGCCGGTTTTGACGAAACCGAGACGGCGCGCTACTTTGCAGAAATGGTTGCCCTGGCCACGCGTGAGGAGCGCACGCAGAGCCAAATCACCATCGGGCCGGGCCAGTTATACGCGTTTACTGGCGGGCGTCCCATCCGCCTGGCCCTCCTGATTGACCTGGCCGTCTACAGCGGCGCAGACATCGAAGATCTGTTTGCCGAGGGATCACCCGACCAGCACAACGCTGATGACCGCTGGCAGGAAATTGCCCCTCGTGTCATTGACCGCATCCAGAGACTGGACACCGGCTACCCCATCGAAGATACCTTGCCCTACATGGCGCTCACACGCCAGGGCCTCGATGCCGAATTGTTGTACTACCTGGAACCCGGTTGGCCGCTGGATGCGTGCCAGCAACGCCTGGAGGCGATGAAACGATTCACTTTTGTCAAGTCACGTCCGGACTGGCCGCGCATCTACCTGCACGATGAGATGTACGACCTTCTCGACGACCCAAAAATGAAATTCAGGCCAATTGAAGATCGTGTTGCCAAATGGAAGCAGATTGCCAGGTTCTATCAGAATCGGCTGGCGGCCGTCAGTGATGAGGATGCCCAGCAGAATGTCAAGATTGATATTCTGCACTATGAACTGCGCGCCGAGCCTCGGCGTGGTTTCGAGCGCTACTTTGCGCGCTGGGACGAGGAGGCCATCAAGGCGGCCCTGGTCGGCTTCGACATGCGTCTACGTGATGAGTTCTTGCGTTTCTTTCAGCAGCCTGGCGCCATCCGTCGGGCGCAATACGAGGGCGTGAACCAGGAAGCGGTGAATCGCGACAGCGCCATCCGCTGGATCAAGCGTCACATCAATCGCGGCGACAATCACAGGGCCGTTCAGATTGCGGAGGTCATCCTGCAATTTGCGCCGCCTTTTGTCCATCAGGACTTCGCGCCAGTAACATCTTCCCTCTCCCTCGAACCCACCCTGGTCGCTGATGCCAGGAAGATTTTCGACACCGATGATGTCTACTTCTGGGCGCATCTGTTGACTTACTATGCAGAGGCCCTGATCTACAGTGGCAATGAGGCGTCTGGCCGACAAGCGCTGAACCTGGCCATAGATTCGTTGACACCGGTCGTCCCGGCGGATGAGTATCAGCAGTGGTGGCGTCAACGCATCCTGGGACGAGCCCACAACAATCGAGCCTATGCACGTTGGGTGAGTGGGCGCTACAGCAGGGCCTTGACTGATTACCGTCATGCCGTGCGCTACCTGCGCGAGGCCGATCTGAAAGATGAATTGGCCGACACAACTAACAACGAGGCATTCCTGTACGCGGTCATGGGACGCCAATACAACGCGGACTCCTTGATCGAAGATGCCCTCAGTCTGCGCCGTGAGCTACGTCTGCGCTTCCCCCTCGCCATGAGCCTCACCACCCAGGCTGCCATTCATGCCCTGTTGGGACGACCGGATGAGGCGATTCACCCTGCGGAAGAAGCCAAGAGGATTGCCAACGAACTCAATAACCGCCGTGCCCTCGGCCTGGCTACGCTGACCCTCGGTCAGGCCTATCGTATGCAAGGCGATCGCGCCAAGCGTGGGTCGTACAACATCGAGAGCGCCAACAGGTTGTTTTCTAAGGCTGTGGCAGCCCTGGAAGAAGCGCTCACCATCTTTGTCACTGATGATCCGCAAGAGGATCAGGTCAAGGAACCGATGCGTCGCTGGCAGGCGCTCAATGAGCTGGCCGATACCTATACCGACTGGGCCTTCGCCCTGGAAACGATCGGCCAGTCGCCGGTAGATGCAGGGGCAAAGCGCGCCCAGGCCATTGCGCTGCAACTGCAGGCGGCCGACATTGCTGATAGTTTTGGACTGACCCGCCAGGCGCTCGACACCTACGACGACCTGGCCCAGACCTACGCCGACAGCGGTGACTTACCTGCGGCACGAGAATGGCTGGCGCGTATCGAACAAGCGATACCACCGGAGTATCGGCTGCAGCCGGGCGGTTTTGGCAAGATAGATGATCCAATTGATGAATACTGGCTGGCCCTGGGCAAGCTGCACCTGCAGCGGGCCATTTGGACGTCCAAGGGCCTGGACGAGACGCTGACGGTCGCGGGCAAGGATCTTTTGCTTGAGCAAATGATGACTGAATTCGTCATCTCGGTTGCCTATTTCGAGAAATTCTCAGACGTTGCCCCGCGCCTGCGTGAGACTCTGGCGGCGGTTTATCGCCGTATCCGGCCGCTCAAGGGTGAGCGGCTCGATCACCTGCGTGATGTCGTCCGCCAGGTGGGGCAGACCTACAACGTCGTTCCCAAGCGTCTCCTACTTGTCATCGAAGATATAGCCGGCCTGAGCGAGGAGGAAGCTGTGCAATGA
- a CDS encoding radical SAM protein encodes MIHTLSAPVLYSLELTPACNNRCPGCYNVFIDDKQTRRGQLRHRPLNAAQWATVLDQIAPHASRVKLTGGEATLHPDFAAIVRAVADRGIEFSLFTNGRWLQPEILLDFLAAAPQLTGLVISLHGHTAATHELFSGVAGSFAETVANIRLAVARGIPVTTSTVLTQANQHALDAIMDLALALGARHVTFNRYLGAPLPSSDLSKQELIRAVNLIDRLKAAGRPAQFGICVPQCLTPNSSSGCLAGVAYATVDPWGNLRPCNHSYLLAGNLLKQSLEAAWHSHEMQAFREAVPAQCHECGVFSTCHGGCRAVAMELGLEKDPLIGDAIPLHAAPRTPAPLKLHPDMKPEPRYRLRVEQFGFVLLRGNAVVSLRPDAQPLLAAFNGKTTLRTLAQDFGQPALSLVGTLYQKGLLALPL; translated from the coding sequence GTGATTCACACGCTGTCGGCGCCTGTGCTCTATTCGTTGGAATTGACCCCGGCCTGCAACAACCGCTGCCCGGGGTGTTATAACGTCTTCATTGACGATAAACAGACCCGCCGGGGTCAGCTCCGCCACCGGCCCTTGAACGCGGCGCAGTGGGCCACGGTGCTCGACCAGATCGCGCCGCACGCCAGCCGTGTCAAGCTGACCGGCGGGGAAGCCACGCTGCATCCAGATTTCGCGGCGATTGTGCGCGCCGTCGCCGATAGGGGCATCGAGTTTTCGCTTTTCACAAACGGTCGTTGGCTACAGCCGGAAATTCTGCTTGATTTCCTGGCCGCGGCGCCGCAGTTGACCGGTCTCGTGATCTCGCTGCACGGCCACACAGCCGCCACGCATGAGTTGTTCAGCGGCGTGGCCGGCTCGTTCGCAGAAACGGTCGCCAATATCCGGTTGGCTGTCGCTCGCGGCATCCCGGTCACCACCAGCACCGTTTTGACCCAGGCCAATCAACATGCGCTGGATGCCATCATGGATTTGGCGCTGGCGCTGGGCGCGCGCCATGTCACCTTCAATCGCTATCTGGGAGCGCCTCTGCCCAGCAGCGATCTATCGAAGCAGGAGCTGATCCGAGCCGTCAACCTGATTGATCGCCTGAAAGCCGCCGGGCGGCCAGCGCAGTTTGGCATTTGCGTGCCGCAGTGCCTGACGCCCAACTCATCGAGCGGCTGCCTGGCCGGTGTGGCCTACGCCACGGTTGACCCGTGGGGTAATCTGCGGCCGTGCAATCACTCGTATCTGTTGGCCGGCAATCTGTTGAAGCAGTCACTAGAGGCAGCCTGGCATTCGCACGAAATGCAAGCCTTCCGCGAGGCCGTACCCGCTCAATGCCATGAGTGCGGTGTCTTCAGCACCTGCCACGGAGGCTGCCGGGCCGTGGCGATGGAGTTGGGGCTGGAGAAAGACCCGCTGATCGGGGATGCCATTCCGCTGCACGCGGCGCCGCGCACGCCGGCCCCCCTGAAACTGCATCCGGACATGAAACCCGAACCGCGCTACCGGCTGCGTGTGGAGCAATTTGGTTTTGTGCTCCTGCGCGGTAACGCGGTGGTGTCGCTGCGCCCCGACGCGCAACCGCTGCTCGCTGCATTCAACGGCAAGACGACCCTACGCACGCTGGCGCAGGACTTCGGCCAGCCGGCGCTCAGCCTGGTCGGAACTCTGTACCAAAAGGGGTTGTTGGCGCTGCCGCTGTGA